From the Trifolium pratense cultivar HEN17-A07 linkage group LG4, ARS_RC_1.1, whole genome shotgun sequence genome, the window CACCGGAACAATTCCATCGAATATTGGTAATCTCACTTCTCTACAAGATCTTATCCTCAATAGTAATCAACTTGTAGgtttgattccaaattcatTAGCAAATATGGAACTTAAAACACTTGATTTAAATAATAACAAGTTCATGGGTCCAATACCGAAGTTTAAGGCTGCAAAAGTATCATATGATTCTAATTTCTTTTGTCAAACTAAACCTGGTTTTGATTGTGCTTCTGATGTTAATGTCTTGTTGGATTTTCTACGTAATGTGAATTATCCGTCAAATCTTATTAGTCAATGGGTTGGTAATGATCCTTGTGGACAACCATGGTTTGGATTGAGATGCAATAACGCGAAGGAGGTATCGATGATTAATTTGCCTAATCAAAAGCTTAATGGTACTTTGAGTCCTTCACTTGCTAAGTTAGTTTCATTACTTCAAATTAAGCTTGCAGGAAACAATTTAAATGGCAAAGTTCCTAGTAATTTTACTGACTTGAAATCACTGACGTTGTTGGATTTGAGTGATAACAATTTTGAACCTCCATTGCCAAATTTTCACGATGGTGTGAAAGTTATCACTGATGGTAACCCTCTTTTTGTTGATCACTCTAGAACGAGTCCCGTTCCTATTAGCAGTCCACCACCTTTAAGTGGTCCACCTTCACCACACATTGTGTCGCCGCCGCCACTGCCATTGCCATCTCCATCTCCATCGCCATCCTCCGTTATTCCACATCCCTCTAGTCAAAGTCCAAGCTCTGATCAATCTAGGAATGTCGAATCAAAGGCTCAACCGAGTAACTCACATGGATTCAAAACAGTAACTATAGTGTCTGGAGTTGCAGCTGCATTGGTAGCTCTTTTGGTCATTTGTCTCTTAGTATTATGTTGtatggagaagaagaaaaaaggttCAATTGATGGTTTTAGTTCCGTTGTGGTTAAAACTCAAGATTCATCTGATCCAAACGCGATGGTTAAACTTGCCGTGTCAGATAGCAGCAACACTGGGAACTTATCCACAACTACAGGAACAAGTTCTCTAACTAGTGGCGAAACCGGATACTATCATGTTGTTGACTCCGGTAACCTTGTCATCTCAGTTGATGTTATACGCAAGGTCACAAATAATTTTGCTTCGGAAAATGAACTCGGCCGTGGAGGATTTGGAACCGTTTACAAAGGTGAACTGGAAGACGGAACAAAAATAGCAGTGAAAAGAATGGAATGTGGAATTATTAGCAGTAAAGGAATTGATGAGTTTCAAGCAGAAATAGATGTCCTTTCGAAGGTTCGGCACCGACATTTGGTATCCCTTCTAGGCTATTCCATTGAAGGAAATGAGAGGCTTTTGGTTTATGAATACGTGCCTCTTGGTGCTTTAAGCAGACATCTTTTCCATTGGAAAAGCTTGAATTTGGACCCTTTGTCTTGGCCACATAGGCTTGCAATAGCACTTGATGTTGCTAGAGGGATGGAATACCTTCACAGTCTTGCTCGACAGACCTTCATCCATCGAGATCTCAAGTCTTCTAATATCCTACTTGGAGATGATATTCGAGCCAAAGTTTCTGATTTTGGTTTGGTGAAACTTGCACCAGATGGTGAAAAGTCTATGGCAACAAGACTTGCTGGAACATTTGGATACCTTGCCCCTGAATATgcaggtattttttttttttttttgctttaaatAATAGCATCATTTATGTTATGGCAGCAAGAATTGAATCATTATAAACTCTTGCATTTTAGCATATAGTTTTTCTCTGTGGTTCTAAATTGCAGTTGAGGTTACGCTTCAAACCTTAATATTGCACCAAAATGTGAGCAAATGAAGCCGATGCAGCCGGAGTTATGGTTGTGAATTGTGATGTTGTTTGGAGACCTGCGAAACCTTTATATTAAGGCCGCAATTGTAGTTGCAGCCCACAATTTAAAATTATCCCTAGTTGTTGGTTTATTTTAGTCAGTATGTTCTTAAAATAAAGACATCTttagaataaaacaaattatgtGTGTAACAAAAGGTTATGTTttcattttgtgttttttgcAAATAGAATTGTGAATTTATACACGtaaattcaatatattatattgttGTAACATGTTGTTTGGCCTTTTCTGCATCGTCAGAATATAGAATTGCATTTTTTAGTAATGCCATGTAGTAGTGTTTGGTCACAGGTTAGAAGCACACCTATATTTACGTTGAACACGAATATGATATATTTGTTTTCAGTGTGTTCAAGATAGTTCTAAATTGCGGTCTGCGATTGTAATTGTGACCCCAAAATAACAGTTTTAGAGGTCTCTGTAGCAACATTGGAACCATAAATACTGCAacatttgactttattttatcacaatataaatgtTTGCAATGCGACCGCAACTGAAATTTAGAACCATGagatcaatattaaaaataaataaatatatgagcTATATGATCCTCGTATCCCTTGTATTATATTTATAAGATATAGATGTGATTAAATCTCTACACTTCTTGAACTCTTGTGTAACGCATCTAACTAAAAGTTTATGCGAGTTTCAGTGATGGGGAAAATCACGACTAAAGTGGATGTGTTCAGCTACGGTGTGGTATTGATGGAACTTCTGACCGGATTAATGGCTCTTGACGAGAGCCGACCAGAGGAAAACCGATACTTAGCCGAATGGTTTTggcaaatcaaatcaaacaaagaaaagctATTGGCTGCCATCGATCCAGCACTTGATGTAAGCGAAGAGACTTTCGAGAGTTTTTCCACTGTAGCTGAACTTGCCGGACATTGCACTGCTAGAGAAGCAAATCATAGGCCAGATATGGGGCATGCAGTCAAGGTGCTGTCGGAATTAGTAGAGAAATGGAGACCGGTTGATGAAGAATTCGATTATAGCGGTGGCGTTGACTTCGGTCAACCGCTTCCGCAATTATTGAAATTTTGGAAGGAAGCAGACAGCAACGATGTAAGTTATACAAGTCTTGAAAATAGTAAAGGAAGTATACCAAATAAGCCTTCTGGTTTTGCAGAATCTTTTACATCTTCTGATGGCAGATGATTTGGATGTAATTTCAGTGCATTTTGAGTAAATTTCACTTTCATTTTGGTTGTGACGTTATGTCTGTTTTGGCAGCAAAAAAATGGTATAACTTATTTGTTTACACTTTTCAGTttgttggttttgtacttcagTGTACTTTAAGGTACTACTTATACAGGTATGGAGGTGTAAATAAAGAAGAGGAGTGttatctaaacacaaaatttGGGGACACAAAATTGACACATCTTTTTACCACTCATATGCACGGAAATCGATGCatgcaaataatattaaaaaacaaaaagtgtatatttgttgtatttttgtttgaaaaatgtgttggaataacattttccaataaagaaatatataatttttattttgttttgttttttgtgtggCTATATGGTAAAATCAAGAAGTTTGAAGAAGTAATTAATTTAAGGATGTGAAAACTTTGTTGCTTTTTGTATTTTAGAATTCCTGCAAACTCAATGATGCAGCAGCCGTCAGATGGAATCGGAACCTCTACCTTCCTCTCAAGAAAGGTAGAGTGCCGTTCGAAAACTTCTGCTCCGTTGGATATATTGTATGCTACATAAAGTGCAATGttgccatttttttatttttgtttaagcTTAAGTCACAACTAGACCGATCTACATCTCACGCTGAACCCTGTAGAACGGAAACGGATCCTCTTTCTTCCTACCGTGAAAGTTAGCGTGCCGTTCGGAACTTGTGCTCGGTTTGATATATTTTATGCTCCATAAAGTGCCATGTTgccatctttttatttttgtcaaagcTTAAGTCACAACTGGTCCGATCTACAACTCACGCTGAAGTGTTTGTATCATCAGCCTCCAACCGTCTCCCTCCCCCGTGCCTGAAGCCTCCTCTGATATGTGTGTCACTTTACATGTTATAGTTTCCAAATTAGAGAGGATGAAGTTGTCCTCAATCCAAGTTGTTGATGAGATTATTTTGCTATTCATCATGAATAGAAAAATGTAggccattttttattttattttttattaaccctCCGATTTTTAGGGAAAGGGATCTCGGTAATCCAGAATTCAACCGcaaaataagtaaagtctgatcaaaaataaaatgtaggcaactatttatattttggcTTTGAAAAGAAAATGTATGTAACTGAAAATGATGATTATCATTTTGCAACTTGAGACAACATTCATTACAATGTCACCTCACCTTACATTACGTAGAAAATACACTCAATGAACTACAAAACTGATAGAATATTATGTAATTAAGTTTAATTTTCTGTAATTATGTTTGTACTATGTAGAAATTTAGGAATATTATTTGTTGCATTTTCATTGATAATAGCAAGAGTATATATATAACTGTCATAGGTAAAGTAAAATCTAGaagaataattatatataattatgtaTATAATTACAGGAAATCAAACTTAATTACAGAAtattctatcaaaatcattaTGCAGATTATGTCCTAAAACCATTTTGAAGATCTTCAATCAATCAATGAGAAAGCTACGGTGGATGTAACCGCCGGAGTTGTTGATAGGGATGGATGTATGAGTCGTAGAAAGTGGTGGttatgtgttttttatttgatttaatggTCAAAAATCAACTTTCATATAGTGGGAAACTATCACTTTCCCATGTTAAACACCATCGCCTATTCAAAGAGGCAACTCGGGGCGTAGATTGACTCGGGAATCGGGATGATATATGTCAATGGTAAAAATCACACATTTGATATGTGCCTTGGCCCCATAGTAGCACCATGGGGTGCCTCTTGTGATGAATGAACATATTACCAAAAGATAAAAAGTCAAACAATAACACTTGGCAGTCAAAAGATAAAAAGTGTTTCATATTACCAAATTGTAAAAGCATGTGGCAACCAATCGGGGAAGGAGGCAGAAGTTTATCACACCGGTGTcgaaaaatactaaaataataaaaatgaatgcccgtataattttttttttatgttatcgTGTTATATTTACGAAGTTTTTGTTTAATGGTGACATAATACTAATCGCCTCCGGAAAATATGTGGGACACAAAACATGAGTTCTTCCCCTCAATCGAATTTTGTTCATGCGCAAGAGTCAAATATCAAACTTTTGACCACTTACTTAAGAGActcaaaactcttaccacttgaaacaactaattttttgttaattaaaagactatatttttaataattcaacacttatatgatataatatgatattttattaacTCGCTTGGGTTGGTACATTGATATTGACTTGGGACTtaagagtgtgctcctcttaaAATTTGAAGTTCGATTCTCTCTAACACAAATTTGGAtgattaatttaactttttcaaaaaaatatataatattttatgtatatgtatgtaaaTGAGGGggagggggccttggcccctgCTTGCCCCCTCCAAGTCCGTCCTCGCAACCAATCCCATGGAGTGATGAAGATTGAAAATATTAGCAAATTGATGATTAGGAACAAAGGTACAAGGCGTCGGGAATATTTCACATGGTCCACacacatgtttttttttgtccacACACATGTTATTCTCCGGTTttaaatatgagtttaattgttgtgcattgtcgatgtaatttttttttacacatacatccaatgacgcgttgccacatcatttaatgaatgtgacacgtcatgtgtttttaattaccatacatgatgtatCGGTATATTATTTGACGCATCtacaaaataactttacaccgacggtgcatataaattaaattctttaaatattaaaaaaatcaattttaaattcattaaataattaattaattaattaatttaaattccCTTAAAAAATTACATCACCTCACAAACAAGAACCACTAACACTCAGTTACTCACATTGACAAAACACAACTAAAgatttttattcattcatagAATCATAgtactaaacaaaaaaaaaaattatatgaactttTTTGGTGTGTTATTCTTCTACAAAATTGACACCACTTTTTATTTGTATTAACCCTCTAGTTTCTAAGAGAAGTTCTCGATAATCCATGTAGAAAGtaggagaagatgaagaaagagGAAATCTTTTGGTAGTAATATAGAGTGGAAAAATAGAGTTTCGTTTTTGCgtgattttgttctttttttatagagaaaagTTTAGATTAATTGGACAAGGTTTAGCGTTAACACACATCATTCACATAGAAGATTTATACGTCGATACAAAAGTTGAATATATATACTCTTGCGTAGAACTGTAGTTGGCTGGACCGGTTTTCAGTTAAAAAAAATGCCCGAGCCGATTAAATATCCATCGAGTTtggtttgtttcaatttttagggtttttctaaaataaaaccgaaccaaactgacccaacaaaagaaaaacttataTATTTATAGGATAAATTCAATCCATCCATATTTTTAATTGGATGAATTAGAATTCAATttactaagttttttttttttacaatttaacCTACGACCTTTATCATATTATCCAAACCCCTCTATTAACTACCTTTATATTTGGTGGATAAATTGGATGAATATTTAGTTGGATACATTGGATGGATGGTGAATCAAATtgtcatattaaaaaaaaaatctataattgGATGTATTGGATAAGGGTAGTTGACGGATGAATATTTCGTTTTTGCAAgatttagtttttttcttcaataacATCTTTATTTACATGGAacaaatttctattattttcatgGAACAAATGTCTATAAGGGgaaatttgaaataatattAGCAAAATAAATGAGttcaactatttttttaagggtgtgatttttttttgggttaccaaggtgtgatatttttttattgtttatacaTGAGATATAGGAGCccgtttgacctaactttttttcctcttctttttactTTAAAAGTAAGAAGTTTGGCCAAACAACAATTTCTAAAAgctatggtaaaaaaaaatagtttctatattttagaaaaataataataatatattctcaaatatatcttttaaccctattataataaaaaacaacaatttttaacttttttttataaaaaaataaatttaccaaacaattttaactttagttaaaaaactattatttttagCTTTATAATTAAAAGAACTTCTACACCTAAAACGGACTCAGgtgttaaataatttatatcttttttataaaagatcAATGACTCTCTATTAAACTAAAATGGTGTTTGGAATATTTGGCACAAGAGTACTACGATACTACTCCATCCagtctttaatataagaaaaaatttactttttaaatacattgaaaaattgatgtatctagaggCTAGACTATATCATAATTAGATACATCAGTCttttaatatatctaaaaagtaaactatttattatatttaggaCTTAGGGAGTATAGGGTAAAATCCCTACAAAGGGTTTGGTTGATTAATGATCAATCTTCATAGGATAACGAAAGGCCCGTCCGTAATAATGCGTGCCTAAATACACAAATTGATCAGTTTAGGATAAAAGGATAATgcatgataaaatatatttatataaattgacAAATTCTTTTCTTATTCATAACATGTATAATTACTACCGTTTGcaataaaacaaaaagtgttaCGTAAAAATAAACTCATAGTAGTAATATGGGGCATTTAGGGAAGAGGACAAAATACagtcactaaaaaaaatttcattagtGAGAAAGCAACAAGTAGTAACTTCAAGTAGAAGTGCGTTTGATCACCGAAATCAtatcaaatcatatatttagtAAAGGAAGATACATATGTAATAATGTTCATACTACCCCTAACCAGGGGCTGAGCCTCTCATGAGCTCGACAGGGCCATGTCCGccccaaaattttcattttttattatatgtatactATTTAGCCATGGTTTTAAACCCCCGCTAAATAGCCTGTTTAGTTTGTTAATTCTCAGTTTGCGGGGGTTTCATgcatcccttctaatgttttattgtttaatatttatagaaattttagaatgtgtaatttaatttgtgaaagtattcaagtatatttttttggagaaaaatgTACTCAAATTTATCCCCGTTGAGTGTGAGTTTGGGGTTATACTTTTTATTCCCGCTTGAATTtgactttatgggtttggggagggcaaaatccgtccccgccccattgccatccctagttATCCTTAATTGAAATCTATTCATACCAAAAACAAGGTAGAAAAATATTTCAGCCTAAAAAACAGAActcaaaatcatttatttattatgtgaAGTTGTACATATACAACActtacaaaaatcaaaatcaaaattataaacaaatacaaCTATAGGTACATTAGAATTCAATTGAATACACACTTGAAAGGAAACACATAATGAACACAAACATGCAAAACAATAACTAGAAAAGATGAactatacacacacacacaagaaCTATATGAAATTAAGATTTTTTAGCATTAGGTTCAAGTCCTAATTCCTTTCTTGTTTTTCCAACAAACAAATCTCCTGATTTGATAATACCAGGAAACCTTCCAACAACTGTCATGAAAGGGAACTGTGCAACTCCATGTTTTCGTCCGAGCGAAACAATAGATATTGGAGCTTGTGCCTTGTAAGTTCCCAATTTAGGTTCTTTCGCTCCTCCTTCGATCAATAGCTTTAGATTCTTCGCTACTAATTTAGCATGGCCTTGTGCATACACTCCTTGTTTTATTTCCTGTaacatatatttcaatttttgaatcaaaattttgCATTAAGAATGATGCTTGAGTGaaaataacaaactaacaaatATTGATAGATATGACGATCATGATTCGTTAAGGCCGAAGGGACGAAATTTCGTGCCATTTCAGCCGTCCAATCTTAATCAGACAGTTACTAGCATTGTTACTAACCAATTGGCAATAGTCAGCTGCGGCACATATTCATATGATACGATATCGAGGGAATGTTAACAAGAATTTGCACCACGGTTGTCAATTGAAGATCGCAGAAACTAGTGGTTTATTCAAATTACACTACGATATAGTGTCAAAACTATAGCCACTATTTAACAACAATTTGTACTATATAGTGTATGGAAAGTATCGTATAAGAATAACGCTGTAGTGCTATTGCTAAATCTGGTTTGATTATgcagaattttattttttttggtcaggtagcctagtggctagaaatttcacactTAAGGTGGGATAAATGGggtgtccggggttcgaaccccggttcTTGCTTATAAAATGCGATGTGCCTACCAACTGAGATGAGCTCACGCAACATGCACAAAAAACTTTAATTgcaagaaaaacaaataaacaaaaatagagCAATTTAACTTGGTTTTGGTAAGCACTTACTTGAATATCTGTAATATCTCCAATTGCAAAAACATTGCTTCTACCCTTAACTCTCAAGTATTCATCAACTTGAACTCTTCCATTACCATCCAAACCGTCTTTCAAAAACGTTTCTCCGAGCCATCTTGAACTAAGTGGCTTCCCTATACATACAAAATGTGTATCTGCTTCTATAGTCTCTCCAGCTGAAGTTTGATAAGTCTCATTTGTGAATGAATCAATGTCAACTGATTGATCTAGCTTCACATTAACTTTCCTTGATTTAAGCCATTTTAATGTCTTTCTTGAAGCTTTTGGTCCGATATATTCTAGCAATCTTGATCCTTTATGGACTATTGTCACTTTTTTGTCAGGAAAATCAACAGCTATCTCAGCTGCTAGCTCGACACCGGTTGGTCCTCCTCCGACAATTAAAATTGAACGCGCAGATTTTATCTTTGTATTTTCTGTCATTGAAAGAGAAGGATCGTTGTCACTCATATGAAATTGATACATTGAAAATCTTTTACATAACTTGACAGAAAATAGGAATTAGCAatttacataattttgattaggTGTCTGTTTCgcttgacttatttgagctaaTTTAGTGTCATAAACATTTGTGAATATTGTTTGGAAGAGTTTacagaaacaacttatgatatgtctataagttgttttcagcttactTCCATAAGTTGTTcataatagcttatgaaaacggTTTATAACTAATATACATGAGCACTTATATTATAGACAACTAGAAACTTAAGTTAAACACACTTAATTGAGTTTTTTATCCAAACAGGTCCAAGATAATTACAAGCCACCTACTCCATATAGACTAGCACAATCAATACTCAGATCGAATGAAAGATCAATTATAAGTTATCGAGTCTTAAAAGAGGTCGATCTTGGTTGCAACATCAACGTTTCTAATGTCTATGCAGCCACAAAACAACTGCATTT encodes:
- the LOC123921103 gene encoding receptor protein kinase TMK1-like — its product is MVSIQIKFHIFLLFSLMIIMCYGETNPNDLKILIDFKKGLKNPELLKWPDNGDDPCGSPSWNYVYCSKGRVTQIQAKNLGLKGSLPSNFNQLSELQNLGLQGNNLSGMLPSFSGLSNLQYAFLDYNQFEAIPLDFFNGLTNIQILTLEENPLLNATNGWSFPLDLKNSAQLTTLSLANCNLVGTLPDFLGTLSSLSELRLSGNRISGEIPVSFGQSSIQVLWLNDQQGGGMTGSIDVIGSMTFLKQVWLHGNKFTGTIPSNIGNLTSLQDLILNSNQLVGLIPNSLANMELKTLDLNNNKFMGPIPKFKAAKVSYDSNFFCQTKPGFDCASDVNVLLDFLRNVNYPSNLISQWVGNDPCGQPWFGLRCNNAKEVSMINLPNQKLNGTLSPSLAKLVSLLQIKLAGNNLNGKVPSNFTDLKSLTLLDLSDNNFEPPLPNFHDGVKVITDGNPLFVDHSRTSPVPISSPPPLSGPPSPHIVSPPPLPLPSPSPSPSSVIPHPSSQSPSSDQSRNVESKAQPSNSHGFKTVTIVSGVAAALVALLVICLLVLCCMEKKKKGSIDGFSSVVVKTQDSSDPNAMVKLAVSDSSNTGNLSTTTGTSSLTSGETGYYHVVDSGNLVISVDVIRKVTNNFASENELGRGGFGTVYKGELEDGTKIAVKRMECGIISSKGIDEFQAEIDVLSKVRHRHLVSLLGYSIEGNERLLVYEYVPLGALSRHLFHWKSLNLDPLSWPHRLAIALDVARGMEYLHSLARQTFIHRDLKSSNILLGDDIRAKVSDFGLVKLAPDGEKSMATRLAGTFGYLAPEYAVMGKITTKVDVFSYGVVLMELLTGLMALDESRPEENRYLAEWFWQIKSNKEKLLAAIDPALDVSEETFESFSTVAELAGHCTAREANHRPDMGHAVKVLSELVEKWRPVDEEFDYSGGVDFGQPLPQLLKFWKEADSNDVSYTSLENSKGSIPNKPSGFAESFTSSDGR
- the LOC123921104 gene encoding apoptosis-inducing factor homolog A-like, producing MVEKKVVIIGGGVAGSVLAKTLQHLANVTLIDPKEYFEIPWASLRAMVEPSFAERTVINHREYFTKGDLIVSTATNITESEVFTADGRQIAYDYLVIAAGHADPIPKTRTERLDQYKGENTKIKSARSILIVGGGPTGVELAAEIAVDFPDKKVTIVHKGSRLLEYIGPKASRKTLKWLKSRKVNVKLDQSVDIDSFTNETYQTSAGETIEADTHFVCIGKPLSSRWLGETFLKDGLDGNGRVQVDEYLRVKGRSNVFAIGDITDIQEIKQGVYAQGHAKLVAKNLKLLIEGGAKEPKLGTYKAQAPISIVSLGRKHGVAQFPFMTVVGRFPGIIKSGDLFVGKTRKELGLEPNAKKS